The following are encoded in a window of Prevotella melaninogenica genomic DNA:
- a CDS encoding ISAon1 family transposase N-terminal region protein, translating into MKSHQLLRCIFPDVLADYFDVVDIQESVSQFDFWLDERNFMEKSDHKLGTVSSYGFTSERVIQDFPLRGKAVYLHVRRRKWRDSSNGEIFTYSYDDLTAEGSKLSPEFVSFLKE; encoded by the coding sequence ATGAAGAGTCACCAATTATTACGTTGCATCTTTCCAGATGTACTTGCCGACTACTTTGATGTGGTCGATATTCAAGAGAGTGTTTCTCAGTTTGATTTTTGGCTTGACGAGCGTAATTTTATGGAAAAGTCAGACCATAAGTTAGGCACCGTAAGCAGTTATGGTTTTACCAGCGAGCGTGTTATTCAGGACTTCCCCCTTCGTGGCAAAGCAGTTTACCTCCATGTTCGCCGTCGCAAATGGCGTGACAGTTCCAACGGAGAGATATTTACTTATTCATATGATGATTTGACGGCTGAGGGCAGTAAACTATCCCCCGAGTTCGTTTCTTTTTTAAAAGAATAG
- a CDS encoding serine protease, whose translation MKEIMNMKLKTLILTIALILGVSTNISAQPGAIKKAADAAFTLTTFKADGSILATSNGVCISTDGVAVSPWKPFIGADKAVIIDAKGQKHEVDCLLGVNEIYDIVKFQVSGKTIAAPLATTVSVGDEAWITPMPKSGNAEKADVSSVEKFMDKYNYTILKSSATDKLNGAPVFNAKGQVIGLFSSAGESQSSTDANYPKDFVVKGLSQNDITLRQSNIRIGLPNTVEEAVVALMLSSEKPTNIHEAIVNEFISKFPQANDGYYALANIQVAKGEFANADKTMQTAISKVTAKDEAHYNFARLIYRNALIQEFAEKTKSVGWTLDKALDEIKKAETTKANDAYRHLQAQIIYAKGDYAKAYTEFETLTKTKFNNPELYLEMAQSRQHLGANDQEILDLLNKSIELCDTPYVSTSAPYFYTRGQQLEKMGEYRKAVQDYYTYEYFNQGRLGAAFYYMREQCEVEGRMWQQALQDILIASQLDPKEALYPTEAGSLLLRLNKVDAAISAAQQAIQLDASQPDAHLILGIAQCESKQKEEGLKNIQKAKELGNTQADTFLQKYK comes from the coding sequence ATGAAAGAAATAATGAACATGAAACTGAAAACTTTAATTTTGACCATTGCCCTTATATTGGGTGTTTCTACTAACATTTCTGCTCAACCTGGTGCGATTAAGAAGGCTGCAGATGCAGCTTTTACATTGACAACCTTTAAGGCAGATGGCAGTATTTTAGCAACATCTAATGGTGTATGTATTAGTACTGATGGTGTTGCTGTAAGCCCTTGGAAGCCCTTTATAGGAGCAGATAAAGCTGTTATTATTGATGCTAAAGGACAGAAACACGAGGTGGATTGCTTGCTTGGTGTCAATGAGATTTATGATATAGTTAAGTTTCAAGTGAGTGGTAAGACTATTGCTGCTCCCTTGGCAACAACAGTTTCTGTAGGTGATGAAGCATGGATTACACCAATGCCAAAGAGTGGTAATGCCGAGAAGGCTGATGTGTCAAGTGTTGAAAAGTTCATGGATAAGTATAATTATACGATTCTGAAGTCTTCAGCTACTGACAAGTTGAATGGTGCTCCGGTATTTAATGCTAAAGGACAGGTTATTGGTTTGTTTAGTTCTGCTGGTGAATCACAGAGTTCAACAGATGCAAACTACCCCAAGGACTTTGTTGTTAAGGGCCTCTCACAGAATGATATCACTCTTCGACAGAGCAATATTCGTATAGGTTTACCAAACACAGTAGAGGAGGCTGTTGTTGCATTGATGCTCTCTTCAGAGAAACCTACTAATATACATGAAGCTATTGTCAACGAATTTATTTCAAAATTCCCACAAGCAAATGATGGTTATTATGCTTTAGCGAATATACAAGTTGCAAAAGGTGAGTTTGCTAATGCGGATAAAACAATGCAAACGGCTATTAGTAAGGTGACTGCAAAGGATGAAGCACATTATAACTTTGCTCGTCTTATTTATCGTAATGCACTTATTCAAGAGTTTGCTGAAAAGACAAAGTCTGTGGGATGGACATTGGATAAGGCTTTGGATGAGATAAAAAAGGCTGAAACTACTAAAGCAAACGATGCTTATCGTCATCTTCAGGCACAGATTATCTATGCGAAAGGCGATTATGCAAAAGCTTATACGGAGTTTGAAACATTGACAAAGACTAAGTTTAATAATCCAGAACTTTACTTAGAGATGGCACAGAGTCGTCAGCATTTGGGAGCTAATGATCAGGAGATTCTCGACTTACTTAATAAGAGTATCGAACTTTGTGACACACCATATGTATCTACGTCTGCACCATATTTCTATACACGTGGTCAGCAATTAGAGAAGATGGGAGAATATAGAAAGGCTGTACAGGATTATTATACATATGAATATTTTAACCAAGGACGTCTTGGTGCTGCTTTCTATTATATGCGTGAACAGTGCGAGGTGGAAGGACGTATGTGGCAGCAAGCTTTGCAGGATATTCTCATTGCTTCACAACTTGATCCTAAGGAAGCCTTATATCCAACAGAAGCAGGTAGCCTTTTGTTACGTTTAAACAAGGTTGATGCTGCTATCAGTGCTGCTCAACAGGCAATTCAACTTGATGCCTCTCAGCCTGATGCTCATCTTATTCTTGGTATTGCACAATGCGAAAGTAAACAGAAGGAAGAAGGTCTTAAGAATATTCAAAAGGCTAAGGAACTTGGCAATACACAAGCTGATACCTTCTTGCAGAAGTACAAATAA
- the tnpC gene encoding IS66 family transposase, protein MKEQVTDISKVLQGMTEEMRLLRATVNQQYAEIIKLNRNINALNLQIRKKDTELINLRERLAKYEKPDKNSNNSSTPPSKERIKDEVIRRTRSLRKPSGKKPGGQKGHDGHKLSYSSIPDEIIDEIPNYCTRCGESLSDAERVLDYVTQVISIPELKPVIKEIRHYVMVCKNCGERIRTVPRRRSNNVVYDSSIKSLVVYLSVVQFLPYGRIASFLREVFGLTPSEGSLVNWVNEAKRNAQPVIDKIKGYIKSSAVVGFDESGLYCKKRLDWAWIAQTVYYTLLFRANGRGSKVLADKFGDSLERMTAVTDRHSAYFALHFLNHQVCLAHLLRELQYLSELNTKQEWSGKVTNLFREAIHERNTNPNNVIDKVSWTRRLDNLLKQNIEELGKKFITFRKGLVKCRDYIFNFLENPMIPFDNNGSERGIRKLKIKLKNSCAFRSDFGADAFLELHSIVETAKKHDKTPYNAIQALFKV, encoded by the coding sequence ATGAAAGAGCAGGTTACGGACATATCAAAAGTATTACAAGGCATGACGGAAGAGATGCGATTATTACGTGCAACTGTTAATCAGCAGTATGCCGAGATTATCAAATTGAACCGTAACATAAATGCTTTGAACCTCCAAATTCGCAAGAAAGATACGGAACTTATAAACTTACGGGAACGCTTAGCTAAGTATGAAAAACCTGACAAAAACTCTAATAACAGCAGCACTCCTCCAAGCAAGGAGCGTATAAAGGATGAGGTTATCAGAAGAACAAGAAGCCTCCGTAAGCCAAGTGGTAAGAAGCCGGGAGGACAAAAGGGGCATGATGGGCATAAGTTGTCTTACTCTTCCATACCTGACGAGATAATTGATGAGATACCCAACTATTGCACTCGTTGCGGAGAATCTTTATCAGATGCAGAACGTGTGCTTGATTATGTGACGCAGGTTATTTCCATTCCAGAGTTGAAGCCCGTAATCAAGGAAATCCGACACTATGTGATGGTATGCAAGAACTGTGGTGAACGTATTCGGACAGTACCGAGACGGCGGTCAAACAACGTGGTATATGATTCAAGCATAAAGTCCTTAGTGGTTTATCTGAGTGTCGTACAATTTCTTCCTTACGGTCGCATAGCAAGTTTTTTGCGTGAGGTATTTGGACTCACTCCAAGCGAAGGCTCACTGGTGAACTGGGTAAATGAGGCAAAGAGAAATGCGCAACCTGTGATTGATAAAATTAAAGGATATATTAAGTCATCAGCAGTTGTTGGTTTCGATGAGAGCGGCTTGTACTGTAAGAAAAGACTCGACTGGGCATGGATTGCACAAACCGTTTATTACACACTGCTTTTCCGTGCTAATGGAAGAGGGTCGAAGGTATTAGCAGACAAATTTGGCGATAGCCTGGAACGAATGACTGCCGTTACCGACCGCCATAGCGCATACTTTGCACTCCATTTCCTCAATCATCAGGTATGCCTTGCTCACTTACTGCGCGAACTGCAATATCTCTCAGAGTTGAACACTAAGCAAGAGTGGTCTGGGAAAGTAACCAATCTGTTCCGTGAAGCCATTCACGAGCGGAATACCAATCCGAACAACGTTATAGACAAGGTGTCATGGACCCGACGTTTAGACAATCTACTCAAACAGAATATAGAGGAGCTTGGTAAAAAGTTTATTACGTTCAGAAAAGGCTTGGTCAAATGCAGAGATTACATTTTCAATTTCCTCGAAAATCCGATGATACCATTTGACAATAATGGAAGTGAACGTGGAATACGCAAGCTAAAAATCAAACTGAAGAACTCCTGTGCTTTTCGTTCAGACTTCGGAGCAGACGCTTTCCTTGAACTTCATTCGATTGTAGAAACAGCTAAGAAGCACGACAAAACTCCATATAATGCGATTCAAGCCTTATTTAAGGTTTGA
- a CDS encoding ISAon1 family transposase → MESTAESIASIGAHYGVNGKLLSTQYKEHLSDYRSWDQLDHAQDWLLFEDNIGENLSIDETCLSSGEVYTFLTNKAGKGRKGTLVAVVKGTKAEDVIQILKTINLSKRETVKEITLDLSSSMMRIARSVFPKALITNDRFHVQKLYYDALDDMRIAYRWMARDKENEEIKEAKSKGKEYIPFRYSNGDTRKQLLARAKFILTKHKTKWTETQKGRAQIIFEHYPTLKKAYDLAMKLTDIYNIKSIKDAARLKLAKWFNEVEELGVDNFYTVIDTFENHYQTILNFFVNRATNANAESFNAKVKAFRAQFRGVTDIPFFLYRLMKLCA, encoded by the coding sequence ATTGAGTCCACTGCAGAGAGCATCGCAAGTATCGGTGCTCACTATGGCGTAAATGGCAAGCTGTTATCCACACAGTACAAGGAACATCTCAGTGATTATCGTAGCTGGGATCAGTTAGATCATGCTCAAGACTGGCTATTGTTTGAAGACAACATAGGAGAGAATCTAAGTATTGATGAGACCTGTCTAAGTAGTGGCGAGGTTTATACTTTTCTGACCAACAAGGCGGGAAAGGGCAGAAAAGGGACTTTGGTAGCTGTGGTTAAAGGGACCAAGGCTGAGGACGTCATCCAAATTCTCAAGACGATAAACCTTTCTAAACGGGAGACTGTCAAAGAGATAACACTCGATTTATCATCTTCTATGATGCGTATAGCCCGCTCTGTTTTTCCCAAAGCACTTATTACCAATGACAGATTTCATGTACAGAAACTATATTATGATGCTCTGGATGACATGCGTATCGCTTACCGATGGATGGCAAGAGATAAAGAGAATGAGGAGATAAAAGAAGCTAAAAGTAAGGGAAAGGAATATATACCATTTAGATACAGCAATGGTGACACGCGTAAGCAGTTGCTCGCCAGAGCAAAGTTCATATTGACCAAGCACAAGACCAAGTGGACTGAAACACAGAAAGGTAGGGCACAAATCATCTTTGAACATTATCCGACACTGAAAAAGGCATATGACTTGGCTATGAAACTTACCGATATTTATAACATCAAGAGCATCAAGGATGCTGCAAGGCTGAAGCTGGCAAAATGGTTTAATGAGGTTGAAGAGCTGGGAGTGGACAATTTCTACACAGTGATTGACACGTTTGAAAATCATTATCAAACCATACTCAATTTCTTTGTAAACAGAGCTACGAATGCAAATGCCGAGTCATTCAATGCTAAGGTTAAGGCATTCAGGGCACAGTTCAGAGGAGTCACAGATATTCCTTTCTTTTTATATAGGCTTATGAAATTGTGTGCTTAA